A segment of the Dendropsophus ebraccatus isolate aDenEbr1 unplaced genomic scaffold, aDenEbr1.pat pat_scaffold_1168_ctg1, whole genome shotgun sequence genome:
TGATTGTTCCGCACTCTCCCGATATTCCTGTAACTCAGTAGCAGTCAAAGTCCCAGCCAGGCATTCATTCACTTCTCTCAGATGATCATTCGCTATATTTATCTCTATTTGCAAAAAGTCCAAGTTAAGTAGCATAATCTCCTTCGCATACTGGTTGGAGATTTGTGCAAAACGGTCACAATACTGTACATTAGAAGGAAACAAGTTAGGTGACAGTTGAGACCTCATTCCTCTGGGTATGCGTCCAGCCCTATAATATTCGCCAATGGTCATCAGATGTAACTCCAAGGAGATCAATTTTTTAGATATATTCTCCCACCTCCGTTTAGTATTGTCCAAATCAGGCACCCTCAGGAACGGCACCACACCCGGTACTCCACTCATAATCCTGTCCACATCATCACTGGAGTGAAAAAAGGCTGCAgatgcggtggccatcttggccAAAAAAGTCACACAGAACAATTAGACAAAAAACTTTTCAAAACTAATATATATGCCGTGCCCGCTACGGAGTCCAATCAGTCACTGAATATAGTATAACAGCACAAGCGAAAtagaaaaaagtagaaaaaattaTGGattagtgcacgcctcaccagactgggctaAATGTCCGGGATTATCCAATAAATTTATTGGATAATCCCGGACATtgagcccagtctggtgaggcgtgcactaatCCAtaattttttctacttttttctaTTTCGCTTGTGCTGTTATACTATATTCagtgtattctcagtgatgtcactgctgatctctagtgatggataggctgtattctcagtgatgtcactgctgatctctagtgatggataggctgtattctcagtgatgtcactgatctctagtgatggataggctgtattctcagtgatgtcactgctgatctctagtgatggataggctgtattctcagtgatgtcaccgctgatctctagtgatggataggctgtattctcagtgatgtcactgctgatctctagtgatggataggctgtattctcagtgatgtcactgctgatctctagtgatggataggctgtattctccgCGATGcgtaggctgtattctcagtgatgataggctgtattctcaggaatggataggctgtattctcaggaatggataggctgtattctcaggaatggataggctgtattctcagggatggataggctgtattctcagtgatggataACTCTATTGTTTTTGCAGGGAGCAGCCTGTTCCAGAGTTCTTGCACCTATGACCTATTGGGACCACATGGAGCCCTCGTATACCAGGCAGAGGAGAATCGGGAATGCTGTGGACCTCGGATGGATGTCCGTATCCGGAACATTCAGGGTTACAATGTCTTTAACATGTATATACCTTCTGAATGCTGCAGCTGGGAGACACGGGTAAGTCacctctatatatcctggtgttgTGTCATGTTGCGTCTGCCAGGGGTGTTAGTCGTTATTTGCAGGGGTAGGTGTTGCGGTTTCGGGCTCGGAGTGCTATCTGGCCTCTCTGGTTCCCAACATGCACTGGTTATAGGTGCAGGAtcagtccctggtgtccctgtaatgtgctgggactgaggaacCACCAAATCCAGATCAGCAAACTCCATAAGGAAAGAGTACGATGCCTTTAGGAACAAGTTCACACACAGCGGCTTTGCTTTTGAGTCTGATCGTCTGCGTTCTCTTGTAATTCTGAAGATTAGTTTAGTTGTGCTTGTTCAGGAGAATAGGCGGCTACCAGGGGGCCTGTGTAATAGTGCAGGACTCTGTCAGGGGGACTGTAGATTCTTGAAAGAAGATACCAGAACTAACGGTAGTGAATAGAACTGAATAAAGCTGGAAGAGATCACACCATGCTAGATCCAGGAAGAGGGTCCTCAGGTGTGATCATCTGAAAGGGGCCAATCCCTCGACTTATCCCAAAGTGATCTAGCAAGGTCAGCGGGGTACTTCGGCTAGCAGCAACTTCTCCAACCGCTGAGCATAGTCCTTCTTGTAGCTCTCAGGACTTCCTGACAAAGAGTTGTAGTGAATAAGTCCCCTCGAGGTAGACAGGTTTAGGGCCACGTTTAGTGGTAGGTGCTCGTACAGACAACACAAGTCATAAGTGCAGGGAGTCGCTTGCAGAAGGAATAGAGTCTCCCTGGTTAGAGGCACTCTGCACCTGGCTACCCAGGAACTAGCTAGGAGTAAGAGAAGCTGGGGCTAGATCCCTATGGAGGAGAGCTTGAGGCAACATAGGTTAGAACCTTCTAGAAGCTACTGGTGATGAGAATGGGAGAGTTGGCTGCCAACCATACTCTGCAcatacaaagtaacaaaacattcACCTAACATTAACTCTTAATGTCTTCAATTTCCCGGTCCTCTTGGGTattcatcatggtggtccggagtggaatagtgacccacccggactattggtactggcACCTACAAAAAGGGGAGCTGACCTAAGGaaggtgtgtgtactgtgttggtgcttgacgagtaatcacagagtctctttagcataagtaaagtcttgtttactctgaagtaGCTGGAAacaggcagcagataatacagctttgccttgatacaatactgtacacttgataagatacttaatactttaggatcctgatctgtactgagagtagagaGAGTGGTACAGCTGTGCTGGctgagttgcatgctgagaagtagaaaagaagatcagagaagtagagagggggATGTccagagagtcccaacccaagtagtacagtactgagatagagttcataggcttttagcaactttgctctatccggatcagttcctttactttctatatggatactgtcctacaatgtgtctctccttgtccacagtgtgggttaggatgatccctgacttgtcctctctagtcaaagtttaagggtcctattacacagagcgattttttttacaattaatgactaacgataaaggatcgcaaatgagattgtttttcgttaaactgaaatcgttcaccatattacagagaacgataatcgtaagtgacgatcgttactgcgatcgttactatgatcgtttattccttctgatcccagcaaaacaatgggcaatgtgctattacactgaacgattagtgaaaaaaacgcGAAATTTGAGCGAACggatgtggaattacagggaacaattaacgataattttaagttcagatctaaatcaacgatttacgatttttcgattgttgcctgcaattacacagaacgattatcgtttaaatttgaacaatataacaatttttcgcacgttaatcgtcccgtgtaatagggccctaacactgcaTGGTGTTGAGTGTTCAGCTGTCTGTGGACCTGGCAGGAGCCTGAGCCCAACTGGActactgtagagagcgttctggcttgtgtccttcctctacagagtctaacgacaaaagaccctacacttccatgtgacttcctatctacagcccctgtaaggtgtgctgtgagtgggtgaggagagcgtatgtgagaagtaaagagagagatgataggtgaaaggcagaaagaactctcattggtgtgcatatccatgtgacacacaagcCTACAGCCTTACAAAAAACTGAGCATATACACTTAGaacaacgacatcttgtggcgaaactctggtactactacataaCCACTTATACTTGAAAGTACaggcaacttcagcagccaccgctaatcaaatggcgaacgttcgggttcggatggactcgaacccggttcgctcatctctagtgacatttGGGTTTTAGGATTGGagtgatgaggtctgggtgtcaggattggggtgTTGAgatctgggtgtcaggattggggtgttgaggtctgggtgtcaggattggtgtgatgaggtctgggtgtcaggattggggtgatgaggtctgggtgtcaggattggggtgTTGAgatctgggtgtcaggattggggtgttgaggtctgggtgtcaggattggggtgatgagatctgggtgtcaggattggggtgatgaggtctgggtgtcaggattggggtgatgagatctgggtgtcaggattggtgtgatatctgggtgtcaggattggtgTGATGAgatctgggtgtcaggattggtgtgatgaggtctgggtgtcaggattggggtgatgaggtctgggtgtcaggattggggtgatgaggtctgggtgtcaggattggggtgatgaggtctgggtgtcaggattggggtgatgaggtctgggtgtcaggattggggtgatgaggtctgggtgtcaggattggtgtgatgaggtctgggtgtcaggattggggtgatgaggtctgggtgtcaggattggggtgatgaggtctgggtgtcaggattggtgtgatgaggtctgggtgtcaggattggggtgatgaggtctgggtgtcaggattggggtgttgaggtctgggtgtcaggattggggtgttgaggtctgggtgtcaggattggggtgatgaggtctgggtgtcaggattggggtgatgaggtctgggtgtcaggattggggtgatatctgggtgtcaggattggggtgatgaggtctgggtgtcaggattggggtgatgaggtctgggtgtcaggattggggtgatgaggtctgggtgtcaggattggggtgatgaggtctgggtgtcaggattggggtgatgaggtctgggtgtcaggattggggtgatgaggtctgggtgtcaggattggggtgatgaggtctgggtgtcaggattggtgtgatgaggtctgggtgtcaggattggggtgatgaggtctgggtgtcaggattggggtgatgaggtctgggtgtcaggattggggtgatgaggtctgggtgtcaggattggggtgatgaggtctgggtgtcaggattggggtgatgaggtctgggtgtcaggattggggtgatatctgggtgtcaggattggtgtgatatctgggtgtcaggattggggtgatgaggtctgggtgtcaggattggggtgatgaggtctgggtgtcaggattggggtcatgaggtctgggtgtcaggattggggtgatgaggtctgggtgtcaggattggggtgatgaggtctgggtgtcaggattggggtgatgaggtctgggtgtcaggattggggtcatgaggtctgggtgtcaggattggggtgatgaggtctgggtgtcaggattggggtgatgaGGTCTTCATCTACCAGTAGAGAGTCGCGAGCACGGgcttagctaggattcatggggccccatagcaaaaaactttatggggccctctatacactaatatatatataattattattattattttttttctctctctctctctctctctatctatatatctatatatatatctatatatctatatatatatatatatatatatcttctacctctctatatatatcttctacctctctatatatatcttctacctctctatatatatcttctacctctctttctctctatctctatctctctatctctatctctctgtctgtctatctatctctctctctctatctctctctatatctctctctatatctctctctctctctctctgtctgtctttctgtctctctctctctatatctctctctctatctctctctctatctgtgtatatatatatatatatatatatatatagcaaaaaatCCTACGtgtagccacaacagtgactggcagaggagagagccaatgtctgcttgttctgtccgtCCACTGTATAGAACTATAACaggtattaggagcctcatggttatatacataggtgcaggagcagattgccttctgcttaaccctttatttacatgctgcaacacaaacaaagggttaatacagaagacaattagctctctccttcactactcctgcactgataacctctgacctcctgcggtcagaggttatcagagtagtgaggcagagagctaattgttaacccttttttgtgttgcagcatgtaagagaacactgggtcacttacacactgcagtaactaaagggttaagcagaagaacacaggaggctcttatcttacctgggccccctccctccacgggccccatagcaatcgccttccctgcctctatggtagctacgccactggttgtgAGGCTGATATACACATGACTTATAATATGTGCAGATACCAGGTCTTACagttggggagggggtggtgtcaCCGCTTGATGTTCTCCAGTTACAGGTCGCTGACTCCTCAGGTCAGATCCTCGGTTTCATAGAACAGAACTGGTCCTTTTCTGCTGCTTCCTTCAACGTCCTGGACCCATTAAATCAGATCTGTCTAAAAGTGAAAGGACCGGGATGGGGAGAAGGCTTCATGTCTGACCGAGTCTACCAGGTAAGTAGCCGCCTGTCACCCCCGATGGAGTCTGTATACATGagggcccctccccctgtatattgtAATATGATGATCCCCCCCCCAGGTGCTGTCAGCTGATAAAGCCTTCATGGTCGGCCATATCACACGAGTCTGGAAAGGATTTCAGAAGGAAATGTTCTCCAGAGAAGACAAATATGTTGTCGAATTCCCACCAGACATGGACGTCTCCATGAAAGCCATCCTGGTATCCTGCGCCATGCTGATTGTAAGTACGAGGGGcaataatatacacactatatggtaagtgatgtcaccgctgatttctagtgatggataggctatattctcagtgatgtcactgatctctagtgatggataggctgtattctcagtgatgtcaccgctgatctctagtgatggataggctgtattctcagtgatgtcaccgctgatctctagtgatggataggctgtattctcagtgatgtcactgagaatacagcctatccatcactagagatcagtgacatcactgagaatacagcctatccatcactagagatcagcggtgacatcactgagaatacagcctatccatcactagagatggataggctgtattctcagtgatgtcattgctgatctctagtgatggataggctgtattctcagtgatgtcactgatctctagtggtggataggctgtattctcagtgatgtcactgctgatctctagtgatggataggctgtattctcagtgatgtcactgatctctagtgatggataggctgtattctcagtgatgtcactgatctctagtgatggataggctgtattctcagtgatgtcactgatctctagtgatggataggctgtattctcagtgatgtcactgatctctagtgatggataggctgtattctcagtgatgtcactgctgatctctagtgatggataggctgtattctcagtgatgtcactgatctctagtgatggataggctgtattctcagtgatgtcactgatctctagtgatggataggctgtattctcagtgatgtcactgatctctagtgatggataggctgtattctcagtgatgtcactgatctctagtgatggataggctgtattctcagtgatgacactgctgatctctagtgatggataggctgtattctcagtgatgtcaccgctgatctctagtgatggataggctgtattctcagtgatgtcaccgctgatctctagtgatggataggctgtattcttagtgatgtcacagctgatctctagtgatggataggctgtattctcagtgatgtcactgatctctagtgatggataggctgtattctcagtgatgtcactgctgatctctagtgatggataggctgtattctcagtgatgtcaccgctgatctgtagtgatggataggctgtattctcagtgatgtcaccgctgatctctagtgatggataggctgtattctcagtgatgtcactgatctctagtgatggataggctgtattctcagtgatgtcaccgctgatctctagtgatggataggctgtattctcagtgatgtcactgatctctagtgatggataggctgtattctcagtgatactgatctctagtgacggataggctgtattctctgtgACGTCCACGCTGAtctgtagtgatggataggctgtattctcagtgatgtcactgatctctaatgatggataggctgtattctcagtgatgtcaccgctgatctctagtgatggataggctgtattctcagtgatgtcacagctgttCTCTAGTGatagataggctgtattctcagtgatgtcactgctgatctctagtgatggataggctgtattctcagtgatgtcactgatctctagtgatggataggctgtatccttagtgatgtcactgatctctagtgatggataggctgtattctcagtgatgtcaccgctgatctctagtgatggataggctgtattctcagtgatgtcaccgctgatctctagtgatggataggctgtattcttagtgatgtcaaatctgatctgtagtgatggataggctgtattctcagtcatgtctctgatctctagtgatggataggctgtattctcagtgatgtcactgatctctagtgatggataggctgtattctcagtgatgtcaccgctgatctctagtgatggataggctgtattctcagtgatgtcacggatctccagtgatggataggctgtattctcactgttgtcaccgctgatctctagtgatggataggctgtattctcagtgatgtcaccgctgatctctagtgatggataggctgtattctcagtgatgtcacggatctccagtgatggataggctgtattctcactgttgtcaccgctgatctctagtgatggataggctgtattctcagtgatgtccctgatctccagtgatggataggctgtattctcagtgatgtcaccgctgatctctagtgatggataggctgtattctcagtgatgtcactgatctctagtgatggataggctgtattctcagtgatgccacTGATCTCcagtaatggataggctgtattctcagtgatgtcactgctgatctgtagtgatggataggctgtattctcagtcatgtctctgatctctagtgatggataggctgtattctcagtgatgtcactgatctctaatgatggataggctgttttctcagtgatgtcaccgctgatctctagtgatggataggctgtattctcagtgatgtcactgatctctagtgatggataggctgtattctcagtgatgtcactgctgatctctattgatggataggctgtattctcagtgatgtcaccactgatctctagtgatggataggctgtattctcagtgatgtcactgatctctagtgatggataggctgtattcttagtgatgtcactgctgatctctagtgatggataggctgtactctcagtgatgtcactgatctctagtgatggataggctgtattctcagtgatgtcactgatctctagtgatggataggctgtattctcagtgatgtcaccgctgatctctagtgacggataggctgtattctcagtgatgtcactgatctctagtgatggataggctgttttctcagtgatgtcaccgctgatctctagtgatggataggctgtattctcagtgatgtcactgatctctagtgatggataggctgtattctcagtgatgtcactgatctctagtgatggataggctgtattctcagtgatgtcaccgctgatctctagtgatggataggctgtattctcagtgatgtcaccgctgatctctagtgatgaataggctgtattctcagtgatgtcaccgctgatctctagtgatggataggctgtattctcagtgatgtcaccgctgatctctagtgatggataggctgtattctcagtgatgtcaccgctgatctctagtgatggataggctgtattctcagtgatactgatctctagtgatggataggctgtattctcagtgatgtcactgatctctagtgatggataggctgtattctcagtgatgtcactgctgatctctagtgatggataggctgtattctcagtgatgtcaccactgatctctagtgatggataggctgtattctcagtgatgtcactgatctctagtgatggataggctgtattcttagtgatgtcactgctgatctctagtgatggataggctgtactctcagtgatgtcactgatctctagtgatggataggctgtattctcagtgatgtcactgatctctagtgatggataggctgtattctcagtgatgtcactgatctctagtgatggataggctgttttctcagtgatgtcaccgctgatctctagtgatggataggctgtattctcagtgatgtcactgatctctagtgatggataggctgtattctcagtgatgtcactgatctctagtgatggataggctgtattctcagtgatgtcaccgctgatctctagtgatggataggctgtattctcagtgatgtcaccgctgatctgtagtgatggataggctgtattctcagtgatgtcactgatctctagtgatggataggctgtattctcagtgatgtcactgctgatctatagtaatggataggctgtattctcagtgatgtcactgctgatctctagtgatggataggctgtattctcagtgatgtcactgatctctagtgatggataggctgtattctcagtgatgtcactgatctctagtgatggataggctgtattctcagtgatgtcaccgctgatctctagtgatggataggctgtattctcagtgatgtcaccgctgatctctagtgatggataggctg
Coding sequences within it:
- the LOC138774967 gene encoding phospholipid scramblase 2-like; translated protein: MRSSLFQSSCTYDLLGPHGALVYQAEENRECCGPRMDVRIRNIQGYNVFNMYIPSECCSWETRLQVADSSGQILGFIEQNWSFSAASFNVLDPLNQICLKVKGPGWGEGFMSDRVYQVLSADKAFMVGHITRVWKGFQKEMFSREDKYVVEFPPDMDVSMKAILVSCAMLIDLLEHERQRNSRNYD